A stretch of DNA from Microbacterium sp. LWS13-1.2:
GGACAGCGCGAACTTCGTGCAGGTCGGCGTCACTCGTCCGCACGACGAGGGCTACGCGCAGCTGCGCCCCTACCTCGACTACCTGCAGGTGAAGGACGCGGTCTCCGCGACGGGCGAGGTCGTGCCCGCCGGCGAGGGCGACGGACAGGTGGCCGATACGATCCGGGCGCTGGCGGCGGACGGCTACACCGGCTTCGCATCGCTCGAACCCCACCTCGCCAGCTCCCATGACCTCGGCGGATTCTCGGGAGCCTTCGCGTTCGGCGAGGCCGCGCGAGCCTTCCGCCGAATGGCGGACGACGCCGGCATCGCCCTGCGCTAGCCAGCCAGTCCCACGCGACGCATCCACTCACTCACTCAGACGGATTCAAGGAGACACATCACATGAGCGACACGGTTCGCCTCGGCATCATCGGACTCGGCGCTCAAGGCTCGATGTATGCCGGCTTCATCGCTGAAGGCCGCGTGCCCGGCATGACGATCGGCGCGATCGCCGACACCGACCCCGCCGCACTGGAGGTCGCACGTACGCGCTACCCCGACGTGCCCACCTACACCGACCACCTCGCGCTGATGGACTCCGGCGACGCCGACGCCGTCATCACGTGCGTCCCGCACTTCCTGCACCCCGAGATGGCGGTCGACGCGCTGGAGCGTGACCTCCACGTCCTGGTGGAGAAGCCGGCCGGAGTCTACGCCGGCCAGGTCTCCCGAATGAACGAGGTCGCGGCCGGCAAGCCTCACCTTCGCTTCGCGGTGATGTTCAACCAACGCAACAACCCGCTCTACCAGCGCATCAAGCAGATCGTGGATGCCGGCGAGATCGGCCGCATCATCCGCTCCAACTGGATCATCACGACCTGGTGGCGGCCTCAGGGCTACTACGAGCAGAGCGCGTGGCGCGCGACGTGGGGTGGCGAGGGTGGGGGAGTGCTCGTGAATCAGGCACCGCACCAGCTCGACCTGTGGCAAT
This window harbors:
- a CDS encoding Gfo/Idh/MocA family oxidoreductase; the encoded protein is MSDTVRLGIIGLGAQGSMYAGFIAEGRVPGMTIGAIADTDPAALEVARTRYPDVPTYTDHLALMDSGDADAVITCVPHFLHPEMAVDALERDLHVLVEKPAGVYAGQVSRMNEVAAGKPHLRFAVMFNQRNNPLYQRIKQIVDAGEIGRIIRSNWIITTWWRPQGYYEQSAWRATWGGEGGGVLVNQAPHQLDLWQWICGVPASVFAKVSYGLQRDIAVEDEVTVLADFGQGSTGVFVTATHDLVGTDRFEIQGDAGKIVVEGSRIAVVTRLNSPERELSDGMGMDDVRRLFMGELDASTLYTQETIEFPSAWGEQHVGVLANFAASILNGTELIAPGADGMLGVRLANAIHLSSWTGREAPIDFDDGEFLELLNERIADEGLYPVRQATA